A window of the Arachis duranensis cultivar V14167 chromosome 5, aradu.V14167.gnm2.J7QH, whole genome shotgun sequence genome harbors these coding sequences:
- the LOC107491273 gene encoding protein MIZU-KUSSEI 1 yields the protein MKTIMAAKSPHESSFSFSRRYFHWKKKPLDEDDDDDEEEILKVSSSSHFCEVDDDDDDNNDDGQFKVDVALELKHTKQNKKKHPKSKLKSALTVFTKSRSLNTSSSGLGTRVVGTLFGHRRGHVHFAFQEDPKLQPAFLIELATPTSILVKEMASGLVRIALECEKKNNSKGAKKKKLLEEPLWRTYCNGRKCGYANRRECGPEEWKILKAVEPISMGAGVLPVSDGDGNGAGSEGELMYMRAKYERVVGSKDSEAFYMMNPDGSGGPELSIYLLRV from the coding sequence ATGAAGACAATAATGGCAGCCAAATCCCCTCATGAATCATCTTTCTCGTTCTCGCGGAGGTACTTCCATTGGAAGAAGAAGCCACTGGATGAAGATGACGACGACGATGAGGAAGAAATTCTCAAAGTCAGCTCGTCTTCACATTTTTGTGAGGTCGATGACGACGACGATGACAACAACGACGATGGTCAGTTCAAGGTCGACGTGGCACTGGAACTGAAGCATACCAAGCAGAACAAAAAGAAGCACCCGAAATCGAAGCTGAAGTCAGCACTCACAGTATTCACGAAGAGCCGTTCACTTAACACGTCATCATCAGGGCTAGGCACGCGCGTGGTTGGCACGCTCTTCGGACACCGTCGTGGCCACGTCCACTTCGCATTCCAAGAAGATCCAAAGCTTCAGCCTGCCTTCTTGATCGAGCTGGCAACACCAACAAGCATCTTGGTGAAGGAAATGGCTTCCGGATTGGTGAGAATTGCGTTGGAAtgcgagaagaagaacaacagCAAGGgggcgaagaagaagaagcttctAGAAGAACCGTTGTGGAGGACGTATTGTAATGGGAGGAAGTGTGGGTATGCGAACAGACGGGAGTGTGGGCCGGAGGAGTGGAAGATTCTGAAGGCGGTGGAGCCCATTTCGATGGGTGCTGGTGTGTTGCCGGTGAGTGATGGTGACGGGAATGGAGCTGGGTCCGAAGGTGAGCTCATGTACATGAGAGCCAAGTATGAGAGGGTTGTTGGGTCTAAGGACTCTGAAGCTTTCTATATGATGAACCCTGATGGGAGTGGTGGTCCTGAACTCAGCATTTACTTGCTTAGAGTTTAG